A single genomic interval of Devosia oryziradicis harbors:
- a CDS encoding Gfo/Idh/MocA family protein — protein sequence MDKARVGLIGLGFGAEFIPIYQAHPNAEVTAICQRSQAKLDEIGDRFGIAARYTDFRDVVTDPNVDFVHINSPIPDHAPQTIAALKAGKHVMCTVPMATTLEEATEIVGLVRETGLKYMMAETVVYSREYLFIKELYDKGELGRIQYLQASHPQDMEGWPDYWKDMVPMHYATHVVSPLMAMVDGMAEYVSCFGSGAVNEEIARRSGSSFAVESCHIKIKDSDVAAHVWRFLWDTARQYRESIDVYGSKKSFEWELMTGEHPVLHTAKRPETEIAERVEVPDYAHLLPAEIRKFTRAIVDADHLSFIQGGGHGGSHPHMVNEFVNALLENRDPFPNVEQSANWTSVGICAHQSALKGGEIVKVPDFAKR from the coding sequence ATGGACAAGGCGCGCGTAGGGCTGATCGGGCTGGGATTTGGAGCGGAGTTTATCCCGATCTACCAGGCCCATCCCAATGCCGAAGTCACCGCAATCTGCCAGAGGTCGCAGGCCAAACTCGACGAAATCGGTGACCGGTTCGGCATCGCGGCCCGCTACACCGATTTCCGCGACGTGGTAACCGACCCCAATGTCGACTTCGTCCACATCAACAGCCCCATTCCCGACCATGCGCCGCAGACCATCGCCGCGCTCAAAGCCGGCAAGCATGTCATGTGCACCGTTCCCATGGCGACCACGCTCGAAGAGGCCACCGAGATCGTGGGCCTCGTCCGCGAAACCGGGCTGAAATACATGATGGCTGAGACCGTGGTCTATAGCCGCGAATACCTCTTCATCAAGGAGCTCTACGACAAGGGTGAACTCGGCCGCATCCAGTATCTGCAGGCCTCCCATCCCCAGGACATGGAGGGTTGGCCGGACTATTGGAAGGATATGGTGCCCATGCACTATGCCACCCATGTCGTCAGCCCACTCATGGCCATGGTCGACGGCATGGCCGAGTATGTCAGCTGCTTCGGCTCGGGTGCGGTCAACGAAGAGATCGCCCGGCGCTCCGGCTCGAGCTTCGCCGTCGAATCCTGTCACATCAAGATCAAGGATTCCGACGTCGCCGCCCATGTGTGGCGCTTCCTCTGGGACACGGCGCGGCAATATCGCGAGAGCATCGACGTCTACGGTTCGAAGAAATCCTTCGAGTGGGAGCTGATGACCGGCGAGCACCCGGTGTTGCACACCGCCAAACGGCCTGAAACCGAGATTGCCGAAAGGGTCGAAGTGCCCGACTACGCCCACCTGCTGCCCGCGGAGATCCGCAAGTTCACGCGCGCCATCGTCGATGCGGACCACCTGTCCTTCATCCAGGGCGGCGGGCATGGTGGCTCCCACCCCCACATGGTCAACGAGTTCGTCAACGCGCTGCTGGAAAACCGCGACCCGTTCCCCAATGTCGAGCAATCGGCAAACTGGACATCGGTGGGTATCTGCGCGCACCAATCCGCGCTCAAGGGCGGCGAGATCGTCAAGGTGCCCGACTTCGCCAAGCGCTGA